The nucleotide window TAATTCCTGGTCCACAGTATTGATAGCCAGGGATATAAAGTTCAACTGGTAGAATGTTGATTGCCTTATTAACTATTGTACCAGCAGCACCCTTGATAGCTGACAGAACACCTCTTCCTCTATAGATCTTCTGACTTTTCTCCTTACAAAAATCATGCCTTGGAGCAATAGATCCTCTCCCAGTCAATTGTCTCCCAGAATGTCTTTGACTGCCATCTCTGCTATCATCCAAAAGGCGTTTGATTGTATTCTTATACTTGGCTTTGTTGTAGTCAACAATCTCACCTCTTGGATCATTGTTCTGTCTGTGCACACTGGTCCAGTTCAATATTTCCCCATAGGCCTGTCTGTCAGCGGATTCAACTAATGTACGATTTGGATTCTTCTTGAAAATCAACTCACAAAGTCCCAATGTAGCTGTGAAGGTCTTTTCTTCCTGATCTACAGGGTCAGTCAGcacaatttcatcaccattctcTCTAAAAGTTAAATACTTATTGCCCAGGTAGGAAGCATTGTCTCTCACTCTTGGCCCAAAAGTGTCATCAAAATTGTCATTGTCCTTGCTTATGGATCCTCTAATGTAATCAGCTACCTGTTTTCCAGCTAGATCAGTTCGATCAAGGATATTCTGAACTGTTGTACTGtgactttcattcaataattgttcaacattcTTATCATCTCCTGTCCATCTCCAGACAGCTCCTCATCACTGCTATCATCAAATCCTCTACTCATATTATACTCCTCACCCTCATCCTCTTCAAATGCCTGCTTTCCTGCTTTCCATAGTTGTCATCCAAACTCCTGAGGTGCCTGCTATTGGACTTGAAACTTCTCCAGTTCCATATGATTCAAATGTTGGTGACTCTTCATCAATGCTGAAGAGTTGGAGCTTATGTTTTGCTTTACTTGCACCAGTAAGTCCACACCTTGTATATCGTACCCGTACTGGCAAAACTCACCAAGTCAAAAACTACAGTTTTGAGTTATAAGCACATAACACTTGGTGAGTTTTGCCTGACTACCAAACAGCAAATATTGCTCACCATTTCCTAAATAATGTTATCACTATCCATTAATAATTAGTTTGTGGGAAGCAAAACTCACGAAATATGTTTAGTGAAGTGATGAATAGTGAATTTATGTATAGTGCTTGATGAAGCTCTGTATTCATGAGGATGAAAACTCATTAAAAATGGTTAGTGAAAATTGCTAGGCGATTCCTTGAAAACTAAAGGACTTTGGTGAATTTTGCCAGACAAGAAAAATGTGTCTAGCAACTTAGTGAGATCTAATAAagtggaaaaatagaaatagtaataAAACATATGACTTGGTGAGTTCTGCCTACTCAAAGAACTACATTTTTTAAGCCTATCAAAATACATTACTAAAAATGAGCATTTTTGTAGTTAGTGAGTTTTGCCAGAACGGGGACGATATGTGGCATGTTTAACAAATGGTGTTGTTGGTGGAGTAGGATATATGTGGTGTGTTGATGCTGCTGAGAAAGGATGATGTTCTGATGATAACAACTCTGGCTTAGATTGTCTCTGCCCTACCCTTCACATGCCTGGAGCGCATTTTTATTCTAGGCTTCAGATACCTGGGATGCTTCTTGGATGCTCTTGATGGAGGTAGTTGTGGTTGTTGAACTGGCATCTGTTGGAGAGTTTCGACTAGGTTGGCTAGGGGCTCAGCTAGAGGTTTGAAGTGTTCCACATGTTTCTCTTCTGCAATCCATCTACCCAGCATGATTTCCTTATGTCTCCTTTTGATTTCACGCTTCAACCTAGCAATCTCCAATATGGTAGGAGCAACCTCCTCCAATGTCGGCTTatggttcctttgtttgatATACATACTGGTCATTGTTTATCAGTATACTGAGGTCTGAGAGAGCTCagctatttatacattttggaCCCATCCCAAGTGCCGAGTGCCACTGActaaacagtgactgaacagtgactgaacagtgactgaacagtaattgaactgactgactgatcagtaattggactgactgactgaccactgagtggatgacCCTGCCGTCCCGCCACAGACACGCTGAACACTGGTGAGCATGGtccatgtgacaggaggagCTGGGGTCATTGAGAATTCCCATGCTAAATGTCCTAACACTGAGGAGGCGAAGAGGGAGTCGCTGAGAATATCCATCTTCAATGCTACCCTGATCCAGAGCAGCATGGCCATGCTGATCCAGAGCCTTCCATGGACATCCCGATCCAGCAGGTCCACCATGGACACATTAATCTGGTGTGATAGAGATCTCCATGACCATGCAGAGTGACAGGTCCTGCATGACCATCCCGAGCCAGAGTCCCCTATATATGAAGGGCCGCTGCCAAATTAAAGCCATCCTGGCCTCAGCCAGAGGGACGATTGCCAGCCACAGTGGGTCGACTGTTGGTGGCGGGATGGCAGCCGTCGGTGGGGCGACCAGCGGCGGTGTGGTGTCTGGTGGCAGCAGTTGGATGACTGGTGGCGGTGGTTGGATGATTGGCGGTGGTTGGATGATTCGCGGCGGCTGGATGACTGGTGGTGGTGGGGTGACTGGCGgcggttggatgactggtggtggtggtggggtgactggtggcAGTGGTTGGATGACTGGCAGTGATGGTGGGGTAACTGGTGGCGGTGGTGAGGTGACTGGTGGCGGCAGTTGGAAGTCTGGCGGCagtggggtgactggtggcTGCGGCGAGATGAGTAGCTGACTGACAAATGAGCCGACCCCTAGATTATTTGTGTGAGGCAGCTCATAATGGCTGAAGCAGGACCCATCATCActgagatgacttcattagaTATTGCTCTCAGCCATCTTCAACAAAGCAATGATTGGTTAGGTTCTGAAATGGTATGATAGGTTAAGGAATggttaggataggttaggttgggttggtTAGGTTCGGTTGGAAAAGGTTAGGTTGGATTAGTTTTGGTTTGGTTAGGCTAAGTACAGTAGGAATGGGAACAAATAAGGAGTTGTAGTAGCAGCAGTACTAGTTGGAGTAGTACTAGCAGGAGTTGTAGTGCTAGCAGGAGTTGTAGCACTAGCTTGAGTAGTTGTCtagagtccagagtccagaagtccagagttcaAAGTCCAGGGTCCAGAGTCCAGAGTCAAGAAGTCtagagtccagagtccagaagtccagagttcaAAGTCCAGggtccagagttcagagccccaagttcagagttcagagccccaagttcagagttctgagccccaagttcagagttcagagccccgagttcagagttcagagttcagagttcagagtgTTCAGagttcatataggtaagaaatcaccttgctatgcttccaacgaaggctgtttcaacgacccccaTTCCACCTCCCCAGTCACATGACCAATGACCACGCCCACCAGTCATTATCAGCATCCACTTCCTGTTCCAACTGTTCCAACAAGTCTGTATGACGTCATCTCTCAACTATGCCTATACATCTCAATAATGTTCCCACTGTAGggctgagagagagagagtgacagatagtgagagagaaagagagtgaacaGTGAGTGATCAGTGAGTGGTCAGTgattgaacagtgactgaacagtgactgaacagtaactgaacagtgactgaacagtaactgaacagtgactgaacagtcactgaacagtgactgaacagtcactgaacagtaactgaacagtgactgatcagtaattgaactgactgactgaccactgagtggacgaCCCAATTATGCCATACAGACATGATGGtccatgtgacaggaggagtgaGGGTCATTGAGAATGTCCATGTTAATAAGTCATGTCTAAACACAGAGGAGGGTAGTGGGGTCgttgaaaatatctatcttcaatgCCATTTTGATCTCTAGAGCAGCATGGCCATGTTGATCTAGAGTCTcccatggacatcttgatcCAGTAGGTCTACCATGGACATATTCATCTGGTGTGATCTCATTACTACACAaaaatcacacacacatactggcgACACGACTGcacaagacacaatgtcccactccttgaagaacaactccttttatagccCCTCAGTTCAAGATCCCCAgtgatttattttccatttattcccgattttatgtgtttttttatttttttttattttatttatttatttttttttattctttttatttttatttttttttaatttttctttcatgtttttaaattatttttttttttttaggttaggtctgatcaacttgggtgaccttgaggttaggtttggtcaacttgggtgaccttgaggttaggtttggttgacttgggtgaccttgaggttaggtttggtcgacttgggtgaccttgaggttaggtttggtaggcttgggtgaccttgaggtaaGGGGGactctgggacacttgtgtcccagagtCCCCTTTTTGTTACTACTTCTACTCGTGATTATAGTGTTGGCAGCACTGAACTGCCTGTTAAGAGCTTACTTGTTTCACTGTGTAgttaaatagattttatttgatgTTTTAATTAGATTTTGCTCCAATAGTAGTGACTATTAGTAAATATATGTAGCTAGTGAGTGTTTCTTACATGTGCATTCGATTCGGACT belongs to Nilaparvata lugens isolate BPH chromosome 9, ASM1435652v1, whole genome shotgun sequence and includes:
- the LOC120352959 gene encoding glycine-rich cell wall structural protein 1-like; the protein is MTMQSDRSCMTIPSQSPLYMKGRCQIKAILASARGTIASHSGSTVGGGMAAVGGATSGGVVSGGSSWMTGGGGWMIGGGWMIRGGWMTGGGGVTGGGWMTGGGGGVTGGSGWMTGSDGGVTGGGGEVTGGGSWKSGGSGVTGGCGEMSS